A genomic window from Chrysoperla carnea chromosome 3, inChrCarn1.1, whole genome shotgun sequence includes:
- the LOC123295635 gene encoding post-GPI attachment to proteins factor 3, translating into MLLNSFIILIYINVCLASTGDLSPFFQKCVDRCLFSNCTKDDIGYKYPRIVPLSLKLLRWTCKDNCNYECMWGTVDALVSRNWDVPQFHGKWPFVRIFGIQEPASTLFSLMNLAVHCRYFYYLIHLNGDQTMVRFWKMNSIVNIHGWIWSCIFHTRDVRLTEIMDYICAFSIVSFSLLCALIRLSYWKTRKIKCIFTIIMLIVFLNHTAYLATGLFDYSYNMFLNVFVGGLTCVLWIIWCLKNIHKYKHLRKCLIFVTLMPAVTAFEILDFPPIWWLIDAHSLWHLATVPLNIVFYNFIIEDIRYLQKEDVIKKL; encoded by the exons atgctcttaaatagttttattattttaatttatataaacgtGTGTCTGGCATCAACCGGTGATTTATCACCATTCTTCCAAAAATGTGTAGATcgatgtttattttcaaattgtacAAAAG ATGATATTGGATATAAATATCCACGGATTGTACCgttaagtttaaaattacttCGATGGACATGTAAAGATAATTGCAATTATGAATGTATGTGGGGTACAGTGGATGCCCTTGTCAGTAGAAATTGGGATGTGCCACAATTTCATGGAAAa tGGCCGTTTGTTAGAATCTTTGGCATCCAAGAACCAGCCTCAACATTATTCTCGTTAATGAATTTAGCAGTTCATTGTcgatatttttactatttaatacaTTTGAATGGCGATCAAACAATGGTCAGATTTTGGAAAATGaattcaattgtaaatattCATGGTTGGATTTGGTCTTGTATTTTCCATACAAGAGATGTTCGTCTTACTGAAATTATGGATTATATTTGTGCATTTTCAATTGTTTCGTTTTCATTATTATGTGcattaattag ATTATCGTATTGGAagactagaaaaataaaatgtatatttacaataattatgttaatagtTTTCTTAAACCATACAGCTTATCTGGCAACAGGATTGTTTGATTACTCTTATAACatgtttttgaatgtttttgtaG GTGGATTAACTTGTGTATTATGGATAATAtggtgtttaaaaaatatacataaatataaacatttacgaaaatgtttaatatttgttaCATTAATGCCTGCCGTTACtgcatttgaaattttagaCTTTCCACCAATTTGGTGGTTGATAGATGCTCATTCCTTGTGGCATTTAGCTACTGTGCcattaaatattgtgttttataa TTTTATAATTGAAGATATTcgatatttacaaaaagaagATGTAATCAAGAAATTATAA
- the LOC123294972 gene encoding prostasin-like, with protein sequence MTYPISHKCIISKMNKRNRMVPYDYTFLAQILLQEKLICSATVIHNCWLLSAASCFDLTPAWPSYEVRVGVIGMEETYTTHPVLQVFIEDNYHHGSNEYNIALIQVDYMDNINYLTSINLVSTRMNLFEPMSCTILGYNRKNSIELDEIKMVVANYTDCDYKLNTLRAKERRYKPNTIGKNNFCLISSEGRNETFCEAIIGGPVLCSSNEHLRGIVVEFPMTKQCNETGPIPVIDISSESEWVQDSILNLNKKLSFRTAKSSSDLKHISVLILWYNWYSGFCVTLYSNQ encoded by the exons ATGACATATCCAATATCACATAAatgtattatatcaaaaatgaataaacgAAATCGAATGGTGCCATACGATTATACATTTCTTGCACAAATTTTACTTCAAGAAAAACTAATATGCTCAGCAACAGTTATACATAATTGTTGGCTTCTAAGTGCTGCAAGTTGTTTTGATCTCACACCAGCCTGGCCATCATACGAGGTTCGAGTTGGTGTTATTGGAATGGAGGAAACTTACACGACACACCCAGTTTTGCAG gttttcatagaaGACAATTACCATCATGGCagtaatgaatataatattgcCCTTATTCAAGTTGATTATATGgataatatcaattatttaacaTCAATTAATTTAGTATCCACTCGAATGAATTTGTTTGAACCAATGAGCTGTACAATATTAGGATATAATCGTAAGAATTCCATAGAACTTGATGAAATCAAAATGGTGGTAGCCAACTATACAGATTGTGATTATAAACTGAATACACTAAGAGCAAAAGAAAGACgttataaaccaaatacaattggtaaaaataatttttgtctgatATCTAGTGAAGGTAGAAATGAAACATTTTGTGAAGCAATAATTGGGGGGCCTGTATTGTGTTCGTCAAACGAACATTTAAGGGGTATTGTGGTTGAATTTCCTATGACAAAACAATGTAATGAAACTGGACCAATCCCTGTAATTGATATTAGTTCTGAATCTGAATGGGTACAAGATTCaatattgaatttgaataaGAAGCTTTCCTTTCGTACGGCCAAATCATCTTCAGATTTAAAACACATTTCTGTTTTGATCTTATGGTATAATTGGTATAGTGGTTTTTGTGTTACATTATATTCAAATCAATAG
- the LOC123295244 gene encoding corepressor interacting with RBPJ 1: protein MGKGFNNYMCKKFFHPASRDNLKRVWMAEQKTEAYKKKQDELRVQYEKEQDLHDNKAMLSKESKDKLSVNFMYEPPPGMKREREREDNEPEYKFEWQRKYNAPRESYCKGDSEIRDQPFGIQVRNVRCIKCHKWGHINTDKECPMYSMSMSAARAATATESVPSLDQNTLVQQMLDDGLALKRGVTRMEDRELIVSDSEDSIPGDAAFISSLSKKQKKALLKKLEKLEKKASKKKKKKHSKSSSDSEESTSEKSKSKKKKHSVSKSYSSSEHSENSNSERIKSKNKRRDSSSDLEESSKSKEKYKNYNKYDKQSKSDYNDRRRRRSTSSESYTEDKRKRDRSSKEKKRKSDSSDDENQRHRHNKRSKTDDYKKKTYYNR, encoded by the exons atgggTAAAGGATTTAATAATTACAtgtgtaaaaagtttttccatCCTGCGTCTAGAGACAATTTAAAACGAGTATGGATGGCTGAACAAAAAACTGAAGCATACAAAAAGAAACAAGATGAACTTCGTGTACAATATGAAAAAGAACAAGACCTTCACGATAACAAAGCGATGTTAAGTAAAGAGAGCAAAGATAAATTAAGCGTGAATTTTATGTATGAACCACCACCAGGAATGAAACGTGAACGTGAACGAGAAGACAACGAACCAGAATACAAATTTGAATGGCAACGTAAATATAATGCACCGCGAGAAAGTTATTGTAAAGGTGATTCAGAGATTCGTGATCAACCGTTCGGTATTCAAGTACGAAATGTTCGATGTATTAAGTGTCATAAGTGGGGTCATATTAATACGGACAAGGAATGTCCAATGTATAGTATGTCAATGAGTGCAGCTCGTGCTGCTACCGCTACGGAATCTGTTCCTTCATTAGATCAAAACACTCTAGTGCAACAAATGTTAGACGATGGATTGGCGTTGAAAAGAGGTGTTACTCGTATGGAAGATAGAGAATTGATTGTAAGTGATTCAGAAGATAGTATTCCTGGAGATGCTGCATTTATTTCATCACTttcgaaaaaacagaaaaaagcaCTTTTAAA aaaattagaaaaattagagAAGAAAGCAagtaagaaaaagaagaaaaagcaTTCAAAATCATCTTCAGACTCAGAAGAATCTACTTCTGAGAAAtctaaatcgaaaaagaaaaaacatagtGTATCTAAATCATATTCGTCTTCAGAACATtcagaaaattcaaattctgaaagaataaaatcaaaaaataaacgacGTGATTCGTCGTCAGACTTAGAAGAATCAAGTAAATCgaaagaaaagtataaaaattataataaatatgataaacaaTCTAAAAGTGATTATAATGACAGACGTAGAAGACGTTCAACTTCATCAGAGTCATACACAGAAGATAAACGTAAACGTGATAGAAGTTCTAAGGAGAAGAAACGTAAATCAGATTCAAGTGATGATGAAAATCAACGGCATCGTCATAACAAGCGATCTAAAACCGATgattacaagaaaaaaacttattataatcgttaa
- the LOC123294811 gene encoding uncharacterized protein LOC123294811, with amino-acid sequence MDNDVESSLDGSIEYSETFENNSLSIKPKYYKQTYRTAWEQMPDFKGWLRGIPGQSTRAYCTYCQKSLHAHRLSLLKHTCTIRHQKAAQLNFIRSQKQELGEYSGELEDIVIAGSSQGEEVDVTTESMDGEVHVEEECEEYQDEEEIEETEEVEHGIHLRKVYQQQPRQPLPLIQTMSNKPPISTHVLDTSKGTPVAGLQVSLYKLIEGRWTYINESITNPDGRCNNFLERGDFSAGRYKLHYDVDRYFELRKQESLYPFIEIVFDCRAPVEHYHIPLLLTPFGYTTYRGT; translated from the exons ATGGATAATGATGTTGAGAGTAGTTTGGATGGAAGTATTGAATATAgtgaaacttttgaaaataattcattatcaatAAAACCGAAATACTACAAACAAACGTATAGAACCGCATGGGAGCAAATGCCCGACTTTAAAG GCTGGTTACGTGGTATACCTGGACAATCAACAAGAGCGTATTGTACATATTGTCAGAAAAGTTTACATGCTCATCGATTGAGTTTATTAAAACATACATGTACGATACGACATCAAAAAGCAGCTCAATTAAATTTCATCAGATCTCAG AAACAAGAATTAGGGGAATATAGCGGAGAATTAGAAGATATTGTTATTGCTGGTTCAAGTCAAGGAGAAGAAGTCGACGTAACAACCGAATCAATGGACGGTGAAGTACATGTTGAGGAGGAATGTGAAGAATATCAAGATGAGGAAGAAATAGAGGAAACCGAAGAAGTTGAACATGGAATTCATTTGCGAAAAGTTTATCaacaa CAACCACGTCAACCACTTCCTTTAATTCAGACAATGTCGAACAAGCCACCAATTTCAACTCATGTTTTGGATACATCCAAAGGAACTCCAGTTGCTGGACTTCAAGttagtttatataaattaatcgaaGGCCGTTGGACATATATCAACGAATCAATAACAAATCCAGATGGTCGTTGTAATAATTTCCTAGAACGTGGTGATTTTTCTGCTGGTCGTTATAAATTACATTATGATGTGGACAGATATTTTGAATTACGCAAACAAGAATCTTTATATCCGTTCATTGAG atTGTATTCGATTGCCGCGCTCCTGTTGAACATTATCATATACCATTGTTATTGACACCTTTTGGATATACTACTTATCGAGGGACGTAA
- the LOC123295297 gene encoding T-complex protein 1 subunit delta, with protein MTISAASGDFKKPTVQAYKDKSKPADIRASNINAAKAVSDAIRTSLGPRGMDKMIQASNGEVTITNDGATILKQMNVMHPAAKMLVELSRAQDVEAGDGTTSVVVVAGAFLEAAEKLLHRGIHPTAISDAFQRASTKAVEILTEMSKPIELTDRENLIKSASTSLNSKVVSQQSSLLAPLAVNAVLKVTDPARELNVDLKDIKVIQKLGGTVEDTELIEGLVFTQKSANVNGPKRIEKANIGLIQFCISPPKTDMDHNVIVSDYAAMDRVLKEERAYILNIVKQIKKTGCNVLLIQKSILRDAISDLAIHFLDKIKVMVVKDVEREDIDFVCKTLNCRPIASLDHFVAENLSHAALVEETQTGTSRFVKITGIQNPGRTVTVVVRGSNKLVLEEAARSLHDALCVIRCLVKKRALIAGGGAPEIELAIRLANHAQTLEGVDAYCCRAYAEALEVIPSTLAENAGLNPIQTVTELRNRHAGGEITAGINVRKGAITNILEENVVQPLLVSISAITLATETVRSILKIDDIVNTMN; from the exons atgaCAATATCTGCTGCATCTGGAGATTTTAAAAAGCCAACAGTTCAAGCTTACAAAGATAAAAGTAAACCGGCTGATATTCGAGCTAGTAATATCAATGCTGCAAaag CTGTCAGTGATGCAATTCGAACAAGTTTGGGACCCCGTGGGATGGATAAaatg ATTCAAGCAAGTAATGGCGAAGTTACGATCACAAATGATGGAGCTACCATTCTTAAACAAATGAATGTTATGCATCCTGCAGCAAAAATg ttGGTTGAATTATCTCGTGCACAAGATGTAGAAGCTGGTGATGGAACCACATCCGTTGTAGTCGTTGCTGGTGCATTCTTAGAAGCCgctgaaaaattattacatcgTGGAATTCATCCAACAGCAATATCTGATGCATTCCAACGTGCATCCACTAAAGCTGTAGAAATATTAACAGAAATGTCCAAACCAATTGAATTAACCGAccgtgaaaatttaataaaaagtgcaTCAACATCATTAAATTCAAAAGTTGTCTCACAACAATCAAGTTTATTGGCACCGTTAGCTGTGAACGCTGTTTTAAAAGTAACGGATCCTGCACGGGAGTTAAATGTTGATTTAAAGGATATTAAAGTTATACAAAAGTTGGGAGGCACTGTTGAAGATACGGAATTAATTGAAGGTTTAGTATTCACACAAAAATCAGCGAATGTTAATGGTCCAAAACGTATTGAGAAAGCAAATATTGGTCTTATTCAGTTTTGCATTTCTCCACCAAAAACTGat atggaTCACAATGTGATAGTCTCTGATTATGCAGCAATGGATCGTGTCTTAAAAGAAGAACGtgcttatattttgaatattgtaaaacaaatcaaaaagaCTGGATGCAATGtacttttaattcaaaaatctattttaag GGATGCAATCAGTGATTTAGCAATTCATTTCCTggataaaattaaagtaatggTTGTTAAAGATGTTGAACGTGAAGACAttgattttgtttgtaaaacattaaattgtCGTCCAATTGCCAGTTTAGATCATTTCGTTGCAGAAAACTTATCACATGCAGCTTTAGTCGAAGAAACACAAACTGGTACAAGTCGTTTCGTTAAAATAACCGGTATTCAGAATCCAGGTCGTACTGTAACCGTTGTAGTTCGTGGATCAAATAAATTAGTATTAGAAGAAGCTGCACGATCTTTACATGATGCATTATGTGTTATACGATGCTTGGTAAAGAAACGTGCTTTAATTGCTGGCGGTGGAGCACCCGAAATTGAACTTGCAATACGTCTTGCAAATCATGCACAAACATTAGAAGGTGTTGATGCGTATTGTTGTCGTGCATATGCTGAAGCATTAGAAGTAATTCCATCAACTTTAGCTGAAAATGCTGGTTTAAATCCAATACAAACTGTTACGGAATTACGTAATAGACATGCTGGGGGTGAAATAACAGCTGGTATTAATGTGCGTAAGGGtgctattacaaatattttagagGAAAATGTTGTACAACCGTTGTTAGTTTCAATCAGTGCTATTACTTTAGCAACTGAAACTGTTCGAAGTATTCTCAAAATTGATGATATT gtAAACACCATGAATTGA
- the LOC123295298 gene encoding lipase member H-A codes for MDMFDIRYWRCVIKKAAQCPNSDIKFFLYTPDTGTRRKRIDIKNPNALKYMGWNPHKESVIIIHGFNGTENKTPMTIIRNAYLSTGEYNVFTVDWESLTIFPCYLSALSNTRLVSRCSAQLYSYLTHHGALAKKIHCVGHSLGAHICGMMSRHLNAKQYKIIGLDPARPLVDSYGDAQFRLTRDDAYHVQVIHTNAGFLGEENVVGHVDFCVNGGTNQPGCKGHALRQARCSHFQSACYYAASILKNVKLIGVPCSNACPKRQGLGLLPGKVVPMGIKTPISAKGQYCVSIRHNKDCPFD; via the exons ATGGATATGTTTGACATTCGATATTGGCGATGTGTAATCAAGAAAGCAGCACAATGTCCAAAtagtgatattaaatttttcttatacacacc tGATACAGGAACAAGAAGAAAAagaattgatattaaaaatccaAATGCATTGAAGTACATGGGATGGAATCCACATAAAGAAAGTGTTATAATCATTCATGGCTTTAATGGAACTGAGAATAAAACACCAATGACTATCATAAGAAATG CTTATCTTTCAACTGGAGAGTACAATGTGTTCACTGTGGATTGGGAATCATTAACAATTTTTCCATGTTATTTATCAGCCTTATCGAATACACGTCTTGTATCCCGATGTTCGGCCCAATTGTATTCATATTTAACTCATCATGGTGCATTAgcgaaaaaaatacattgcgtAGGACATTCTTTGGGTGCTCATATATGTGGAATGATGAGTAGACATTTGAAtgcaaaacaatataaaattattg GTTTGGATCCAGCGAGGCCCCTAGTGGATAGCTATGGAGATGCACAATTTCGATTAACTCGAGATGATGCATATCATGTTCAGGTTATACATACAAATGCTGGATTTTTAGGCGAAGAAAATGTAGTTGGTCATGTGGATTTTTGTGTTAATGGTGGAACCAATCAACCTGGCTGTAAAGGTCATGCACTAC GTCAAGCTCGATGTAGCCATTTCCAAAGCGCCTGTTATTATGCTGCTTCAATTCTAAAGAATGTTAAACTAATAGGAGTACCTTGTTCCAATGCGTGTCCAAAACGACAAGGTCTAGGATTATTACCGGGGAAAGTTGTTCCAATGGGTATTAAGACACCAATCAG tgCCAAAGGACAATATTGCGTGAGCATAAGACATAATAAAGATTGTCCGTTTGATTGA